The following DNA comes from Musa acuminata AAA Group cultivar baxijiao chromosome BXJ1-4, Cavendish_Baxijiao_AAA, whole genome shotgun sequence.
TGGTGAAGAGCACCAGTTTTTCATGTCTTTATGAACCAAGAATATGCAGTTGCACCATCCATTTGTGCCCAAGCAATATTTATAAACCTTCAAACTGCATTGTTTTCTTTCCTGTGATGCTGGGGAAGCTTTGAAAGAGAGGATTATGAGTTCAACACTACTGGAACAAATTTACAGCTGGAACAAACTTTGATCTGTTATATAGTTTGCCGTCCTGATTTTGTAAGAatagatcagtgatttaaaaagcgttaggcgccaaaaggtgccaaggtccaaaaacgcctgaggcgctaggtgctcgcccaagcgctcacccgagcgaagcgaggtgctaaaatataaaaatatataatataattaataaatataattttttaaaattttaaattaaaatatgctattaaattaagaaaatctattaatagtatttaaaattaataatttcaaataaacctaacaatattaacagtatacagtatactgttaacagaaggagaagaaggaagtgtaaggggatgctgagcctgctgactgagaaaagaggaagcggcagcggcagcggagtATAAggaggcagcggtagcggcgagcggcgatagcGGCAACGACAACGGCGAGCAGCAGGAGATGGAGCGGGAGCAacaacggcgagcagcgggaggcgtaaGCGGCGACAACGGTAGTGtttgcgagcagcggcagcgggagcaggagtggcgagtagcgggaggcacgagcggcgacagcggcagcgtttgcgagcagcgacagcggcgagcaatgGGATCGGGAGCGACAGCGACGAGGGTTAGGGTTCGATTGTCACTTATAttagttttagttggttcgattgaaccaactaaccatcggagaccgaaccaggaccgaaccggacctaaaattctggttcggtcgccttggttaacctaggtgctcgcccgaagcgcccaacgcttgggctcgggcgagtgcctaggCGGCGCTTGTTTGAAGTGCACCacttgggagattagcgaggcgctcgggcctcgcctcgcctcgcccgagcgcctaggcgagcgcccgagcgcctttgtaAATCGCTGGAATAGATTACCCCCCCTGGGTGGACAATCTAGCATATTACAAAGAGTGTAGAAGAtaacaacaagaagaaaaaattggaagATATTCTTAGAGGAGACGTAAGAGATAAATAAGTTTTAAGTAAAATAAGAGAAGAATACTTTGTGAGATTAGTGAGGAACAAAGAAAGGGACTTGAGGAAGGTGAAAGAGTCACCATTTAAATGATTTTAGTAGAAGGCTCCAATTGCAAGCAGTTATATGCCTTTTTTGTTTACGGTATATCAACACTTAAATGGTATGTAAACCAAATGTCATGGAGGATGGAAATTTATTGGACAATTTTTTAGTGAAAATTTCATTATCTAACAAAATTTCATACAAATTGACCTCCTTAAACTGAAGTCCTAAGACTTCATAGAACTTCTAAACCATTCTATAAGTAGAAGTAGGACATCTTGCTACCAAGATAACTCCAACTAGAACTCTAGATACACAAAGAAAGGGACTTGAGGAAGGTGAAAGGGTCACCGTTTAAATGATTTAGTAGAAGGTTCCAATTGCAAGCAGCTATATGCCTTTCTTTTTACAGTATAACAACACTTAAATGGTTTGTAAACCAAAGGTCTTGGAGGATGGAAATTTATTGGACAATTTTTTTAGTGAAAATTTCATTATCTCACAAAATTTCATACAAATTGACCTCCTTAAACTGAAGTCCTAAGACTTCATAGAACTTCTAAACCCATTCTATACGTAGAAGTAGGACATCTTGCTACCAAGATAACTCCAACTAGAACTCTAGATACACAATGAAACATTGCTGAAAAAACCAGTGAAAAATACATCAGCAAATTACTTTGTTGTTCAGCATTTGTTATGATTCCTTAAAATTTGATAATTTGTTTTCTGTTTTGTTCTACTTCTTGACTATCTGaggattttctttttagttttaaaTCATGATCATTTGCTTTGTTTTAATATAAGATTTACTTTTGTGAATTAGGACCATTTACACAAGCCTTTTAAATTCATAAACAATCATGAAAAAGGATAGAATTTTGTTTCAAGGCACATCATATATATACCACAGGATGGTCATCAATGCTGATTCTTTTTAATGAGGTTTTCTCTTTGATCTCAGATGAATAGCATTCAAGGACCAGTCCCTATGATCCAAGAAATTTGTGTTTCCTTCTTGAGTAGCTTCACCTTAGTTGACCCTGGGTATTGTGAATTTTTTACTATGGCGTTTACATTCCTATGTGGTGTGTTTTCATTTTGGTTGATCTCTTCTATCACACTTTTCATATCTAGGGCTTGTGACTTGATGTTATGGTTCCATAATTGGGTTTGTTGCCAGCACAAACTATCTATTTTTCTGGAGTTTGCATCTAATTATTTCCAGCTTATTTTAAATTGGTACCACTGATATGGTGATGCTTATAGGCTATTTCTAGAACTTACTTTCTCTTTTGTGGTAATTCTTTTAATATGTTGCAGAGAGAACAAAAACTTGACTGGAACAGCAAGGTATGCAAGTGTGAACACACATCTTGGCATAGGTACACGGAATATTTTCTGATCATCTTTTTATTTATTCTGTTATATATAGCCTATTGTTGTTTATCTCACAATTCTACCTGTATTCCCTgtatttttatatgattattcTTTGGTTTTTCCATCTTGATTCTGATTGGTGTTGTTATTCTGCAAAGAACAAAGCAGGAGGGATGATTTGGAATCTCTTGGGTATGTTCTTATGTACTTCTTAAGGGGCAGGTATGGTCATTTGGTGGAACCTTTTACCCCTTGTCTATGTctaaaatttttcaatctattcaACAATTGGCCTTTCAATTTTTTGTTTCCAGCCTTCCATGGCAGGGTCTAAAAGCAGGAACTAAGAAACAGAAATATGAAAAAATTAGTGAAAAGAAAGTTTCCACATCAATTGAGGTAAATTCCTTTTTGAGTTTTTATCTTTTCCCTCATTGTTATGACAATGGAAAATGTTCTTGTTCCCTAGGCTCTATGTAGGGGATATCCTTCAGAGTTTGCATCGTATTTCCATTATTGTCGCTTACTGCGATTTGAGGACAAGCCTGATTATGCGTATCTCAAGAGATTATTCCGTGACCTTTTTATCCGTGAAGGTTGATTTATCTTCTCACTGCAACCTTTTTCTTTTAGTGACATGGCTGATAAAACTGCAGAATATACATGCTGGGTGTAACAATTCTCATCTCTATATCTCTTCTCTGCAGGGTTTCAGTTTGATTATATGTTTGATTGGACCATTTTAAAGATTCAGCAGACACAGATATCTGGTGCTCCTCCACGTGCTATTGTTAGTCAAAGGCACCAGAAACTGTTTGCTATTATTTTTCCATATTTGCTGAACAAGTATATAATTTTTTCTGCTATTTCCTAGGGTCCAAGTGCAGGCCCTAGCTCCGGCCTGGCTCCTCCCATCGCCAATGTTAGGCAGCCAGGTGATCTTTCTCCCTTTCTCTCTCCTTTCACTCGTTTGCAAATGTGACACACTGCTAACACATTACTATAGTTATTAACTCATCATATCTTGGATCTGTTGATTTTGACTTTGATAGTTTATTCTGCTTGTTTGTCTGTTTAGTTCTCTTCCATTTCTTCTCACAATTTTCTTCATTAGGTTGTGCTAATATCAGTCTCGGTCAATTTTGTTTGTTATCATATTCATGTTGCATGGCTTGCAAAATTATGTGGTTGCTTATATATATTACTTATGCTAGCGTGTTGATTAGAGTTTACATAGtccatttttataatttggagggATAAACTTTTTGAGATTGCATTTCAGGTGGTGCAGAAGTGCGGGCAAATGGTCGGTTAGTGATGGACTCTTCTCATCGTGCACGAGTTACACCTCCAGCTGAAAATGTAGGCAGCTTATTAAAGCAGAAGGCTCCTATAGGGAATGATCCACTTGCCATTAGAGATGTTATGGTGATTTTTtaattcagtttttttttttttcctcatttaTTCTTTCTTTTGTGGATGTTAATGCGATCTGCATTGGTTTTACCTGTGGCTCGCATGGAAGGGCAACTCTTATGAAATAATCACTTTGGAAGAGCAACAAGAAAATGACAATTCTGAAATAAGAAATTTGCAACTCATGAAAACTAGATCAGATTCAGTGTGTCAGTATACTTCTAAATTAGTTTTAAATCTTTAGATTTGGTTTTATCATCTAGCAACTGACCTAAATATGTGCTTGACAAACCTTACAAAATGGATGAAATGAGGCCCATTGTTGTTGACATAGAGATCCATGACAAGTTGTTGTAAgtcaaattattaaaaaattttagtCTGACCACTGTTGAAATGCTCAATTGAAGCTCACTATAATATGAATGAGATTCGGGAACTTGAATTAAAATGATTATCATATATCAGTAAGGTTGTAAAAATCTTAGACAATGAGCAAAATGTTTTTGCTGCCTCACTGTGATTCTTGTCTAGGATTAATATGGTATTCAGAAATATGTTGACCAACTATAAAATTTGAGGGTGTCCTGCAATTCTCAAACTATTTATCTGTTTTATATCTCTCAGATTATTATTTGGTATATGTTGTGATTTGAGGTTGTATATGGCTTTATGATTTGCTTGCAAAGTTTAGTTGTATTTCCTGTTTAAATCCACTGATGCATGATTTCTCTTTGCATAATATATTTAAGTTATTCTGTATAAACTCTGACCTCAAATGCATGCATATTAGTTTTCCAGTTCAACTTTTTTGGGACAGTCAAGTGGATCCTCAAGGCGGGCTGCTGTTTCTGGTAGCAGAGATTTGTTTGGCACAGAGGCAGATCAATCTCATGGTCGTACAGCAGAGGCCAGCCCAGGTACATTCCGCAAGGTTTCAAATGCTCAGAGATCCCCCATTAGTTCTGCAGACCACAGGCATacttcttccagaagaaacatgtCTACCATTAAGAATTATGAATCTGCACTCAAAGGCATGGATGCCCTAAATTTTGACAGCAATGAAAGGAACCAGTTATAGTGATTGCAAGTCTCCTTCTGCAACCTTTTTTTTCATGTTCCTCTGTAGAAATTCATAAACTAGGATTACACCTTGACTTGTTCTCTCCATCGACTAGTGGATGAATAACTAGTCTGACTTCACCACTACGTGCTGATGTGAAGTGCCCCCAGATATGAAATATAAATTACAAGGTGGGCTCAACCCTCCAAGAACGAATGCCTGAGATTGATGGTGTGCCTTCTCTGCTGTGTcattgattattttattataatttccgAAAGTTCTCGTGGTTAATTGTACACTGgcaaatatcttttaaaatttaaTGGGACTTTTTGTCGTGAGAAGCCAATTGTATATGTATCTAACCATGAGATCAGCTGTCTTTGAAATGATTCTGTTTGAGCTTCTAATGTGAAGTATATGTAGTGGGCCGTTTGTGCTGTAGTGGTGCAGAAAGACTGTTTTGGTTCTTCCTGGATGCTAATCGAGTCTGTCTATGCTTGCCAACTGTTGCAAGTGTAGGATGATGGCACGGACAAGTAAATGGTGGTCGAGTTTTTTCTTTTCGGTAAATTTCCAAgaagattttaaatttttatttttttcttgcaaaGCGTTTGCTTCTTGTTTTATTTTCACATACCTCTTATTTTTTTTAGAGATGAGATTACCCTTGGCATTTGTTCCATCATGATTATCTTTGTCCTATCATCTCTTTGCGATTATCTGTCTTTCGTTATTGATACCGGTGTGATGCAGAATGGGGGGATGTAATAGAATAGAATTCGAAAAAAATCGATAGTACAGTTTGTCGAATAGAAAAGGAGCGAACTAACGAAGCAACtttgataaaaacgaaaagtagtttatcatcaagtttaaaatcacaatgggATATAAAAAGTTCATCACTCAATGGAAATTAAACAAGGATgcaaaattagaaaataaaagactcaccactcaaggacgcatccaaaagATTTTATCAAAATATCATCAGTAAAGTTTATTCTAACCCCTAAACACAaacataagta
Coding sequences within:
- the LOC103974584 gene encoding casein kinase 1-like protein 2 isoform X2 → MEPRVGNKFRLGRKIGSGSFGEIYLGTNIQTNEEVAIKLENVKTKHPQLLYESKLYRILQGGTGIPNVKWYGVEGDYNVLVIDLLGPSLEDLFSFCSRKLSLKTVLMLADQMINRVEFVHSKSFLHRDIKPDNFLVGLGRRVNQVYMIDFGLAKKYRDTSTHQHIPYRENKNLTGTARYASVNTHLGIEQSRRDDLESLGYVLMYFLRGSLPWQGLKAGTKKQKYEKISEKKVSTSIEALCRGYPSEFASYFHYCRLLRFEDKPDYAYLKRLFRDLFIREGFQFDYMFDWTILKIQQTQISGAPPRAIGPSAGPSSGLAPPIANVRQPGGAEVRANGRLVMDSSHRARVTPPAENFSSSTFLGQSSGSSRRAAVSGSRDLFGTEADQSHGRTAEASPGTFRKVSNAQRSPISSADHRHTSSRRNMSTIKNYESALKGMDALNFDSNERNQL
- the LOC103974584 gene encoding casein kinase 1-like protein 2 isoform X1; this encodes MEPRVGNKFRLGRKIGSGSFGEIYLGTNIQTNEEVAIKLENVKTKHPQLLYESKLYRILQGGTGIPNVKWYGVEGDYNVLVIDLLGPSLEDLFSFCSRKLSLKTVLMLADQMINRVEFVHSKSFLHRDIKPDNFLVGLGRRVNQVYMIDFGLAKKYRDTSTHQHIPYRENKNLTGTARYASVNTHLGIEQSRRDDLESLGYVLMYFLRGSLPWQGLKAGTKKQKYEKISEKKVSTSIEALCRGYPSEFASYFHYCRLLRFEDKPDYAYLKRLFRDLFIREGFQFDYMFDWTILKIQQTQISGAPPRAIGPSAGPSSGLAPPIANVRQPGGAEVRANGRLVMDSSHRARVTPPAENVGSLLKQKAPIGNDPLAIRDVMFSSSTFLGQSSGSSRRAAVSGSRDLFGTEADQSHGRTAEASPGTFRKVSNAQRSPISSADHRHTSSRRNMSTIKNYESALKGMDALNFDSNERNQL